One window from the genome of Leptolyngbya sp. 'hensonii' encodes:
- the trpD gene encoding anthranilate phosphoribosyltransferase — MTTAAVPNLPPSDPALADSPLWPALLQQLLDGQSLTTAQAADLMQGWLAEAIPPVLSGAILAALQSKQVSAPELAGMAQVLQSHATPLTLNPAITPLIDTCGTGGDGASTFNISTAVAFVVAATGIAVAKHGNRSASSKVGSADVLEALGVNLSADFSQVQAALSAVGITFLFAPGWHPALKAVASLRRTLKVRTVFNLLGPLVNPLRPTGQVMGVFDARLIETLAQALNLLGTQRAIVLHGREKLDEAGLADLTDLAVLEAGQVTVTSLDPQALGLEVAPTSALKGGEVEENATILRQVLQGQGTRAQRDVVTLNAALALRVAGKAGDEAEGIAIARDVLTSGAAWDKLEQLVEFLRS, encoded by the coding sequence ATGACGACTGCCGCTGTACCGAACCTTCCCCCTTCAGATCCAGCTCTGGCCGATTCTCCCCTCTGGCCAGCTCTATTACAACAATTGCTGGATGGCCAATCCCTCACCACTGCCCAGGCCGCTGACCTCATGCAGGGCTGGCTGGCTGAGGCCATCCCGCCAGTCCTGTCGGGGGCCATCCTGGCGGCCCTCCAGTCCAAACAGGTTTCTGCCCCTGAACTGGCCGGAATGGCCCAGGTGCTTCAATCCCATGCCACACCTCTCACTCTCAACCCTGCCATCACTCCCCTGATCGACACCTGTGGCACTGGTGGAGATGGTGCTTCTACCTTCAATATCTCCACCGCAGTGGCCTTCGTCGTGGCTGCAACCGGCATTGCTGTGGCCAAACATGGGAACCGATCGGCTTCCAGCAAAGTGGGTTCTGCCGATGTCCTGGAAGCATTAGGGGTGAATTTAAGTGCAGATTTCAGTCAGGTGCAGGCCGCCCTCTCCGCAGTCGGCATCACTTTTCTGTTCGCTCCAGGCTGGCATCCAGCCCTGAAAGCCGTAGCTTCCCTGCGGCGCACCTTGAAAGTGCGAACTGTCTTCAACCTGCTAGGTCCACTGGTCAACCCCTTGCGTCCCACAGGTCAGGTGATGGGCGTGTTTGACGCCCGTTTGATTGAAACCCTGGCCCAGGCCCTGAACCTGTTGGGGACTCAGCGGGCGATCGTCCTCCATGGGCGGGAAAAACTGGATGAGGCCGGGTTGGCCGACCTGACCGACCTGGCCGTACTGGAAGCAGGTCAAGTCACCGTCACCAGCTTGGATCCGCAGGCCCTGGGCCTGGAGGTCGCACCCACCAGTGCGCTGAAAGGCGGAGAAGTCGAGGAGAATGCCACCATCCTGCGACAGGTCCTCCAGGGCCAGGGCACTCGCGCCCAACGAGATGTGGTCACGCTCAACGCAGCTTTGGCCCTGCGAGTGGCCGGGAAAGCTGGGGATGAGGCAGAGGGGATTGCGATCGCCCGCGACGTTCTCACCAGTGGGGCCGCCTGGGACAAGTTGGAACAACTGGTAGAATTCTTAAGATCCTGA
- a CDS encoding retropepsin-like aspartic protease, whose protein sequence is MARHADVWMFCLVGLTTALTVACRNNPPAGTATPSTQPASQPIASSVAPPTAPESPASQPTAPSPKVNSFELGLDKAASATSITSTAQSAEDWNLAADQWRQAIDLMKRLPSSSPYQVLAKSKIPEYQRQLSFAQKQASRLSQAPRSLPLASSPATITVQTSDNARSPAGQAIARDQVYRVRIKRREGNTPVIDVTFNGRYRFEMIVDTGASATVITQQMASAMGVVPVDTATVDTASAKNVQVPVGFVDSVEAGGLTANNVAVMIANSELDIGLLGHNFFGEYDVTIKRDVVEFRVR, encoded by the coding sequence ATGGCTCGCCACGCTGATGTATGGATGTTTTGTCTGGTTGGCTTGACCACAGCCCTGACGGTTGCCTGCAGGAATAATCCCCCTGCTGGGACGGCAACCCCCTCGACCCAGCCAGCCAGTCAGCCGATCGCCAGTTCAGTCGCTCCACCAACTGCACCAGAGTCCCCAGCGAGTCAACCGACTGCTCCCTCTCCCAAGGTCAATTCTTTTGAACTGGGGTTGGATAAGGCAGCCAGTGCGACCAGCATTACCAGTACAGCTCAGTCGGCTGAGGATTGGAACTTGGCAGCTGATCAGTGGCGGCAGGCGATCGACCTGATGAAGCGCTTGCCCTCATCCAGTCCCTATCAGGTGTTGGCTAAAAGCAAGATTCCGGAGTATCAACGCCAGCTTAGTTTTGCCCAAAAGCAGGCCAGTCGGCTGAGCCAGGCTCCCCGATCGCTACCCCTTGCCAGTAGTCCGGCGACCATCACGGTCCAGACCTCGGACAATGCTCGGAGTCCCGCCGGGCAGGCGATCGCCCGGGATCAGGTGTATCGGGTCAGAATTAAACGGCGGGAAGGCAACACACCGGTGATCGATGTCACCTTCAATGGCCGCTATCGGTTTGAAATGATCGTGGATACGGGAGCCAGTGCCACGGTGATTACCCAGCAAATGGCCAGTGCGATGGGGGTTGTTCCGGTGGATACTGCGACAGTTGATACGGCCAGTGCCAAAAATGTCCAGGTGCCTGTAGGGTTTGTAGACTCGGTAGAGGCGGGTGGGCTGACTGCTAATAATGTGGCAGTCATGATCGCCAATTCAGAACTGGACATTGGCCTGCTCGGGCACAACTTTTTTGGGGAGTATGATGTCACCATTAAGCGGGATGTCGTGGAATTTCGCGTGCGCTAA
- the carA gene encoding glutamine-hydrolyzing carbamoyl-phosphate synthase small subunit: MPTLTAQPALLVLADGSSYQGSSFGATGTVIGEVVFNTGMTGYQEVLTDPSYCGQIVIFTYPELGNTGVNPEDEESAAPQVRGVVARNISSQPSSWRSTQSLPDYLKQHQIPGIYGIDTRALTRRIRSLGAMNGALSTEILDPAELLEQLQKAPDMTGLNLVREVTTPEIYEWVNPTPTHWEFTTESEAVEKPLTVVAIDFGIKRNILRRLASYGCRVIVVPASTSPEEILKHNPDGIFLSNGPGDPAAVQEGIETVRALLNSQKPMFGICMGHQILGLSLGAETFKLKFGHRGLNQPAGLTQKVEITSQNHGFAINPDSLPEAEVEITHLNLNDQTVAGLRHKTLPLFSVQYHPEASPGPHDGDYLFARFVQIMQAARQ, from the coding sequence ATGCCTACTTTAACTGCTCAACCGGCCCTGCTTGTTTTAGCAGACGGAAGTTCTTATCAGGGTTCGTCCTTTGGCGCAACCGGCACAGTGATCGGTGAAGTCGTTTTCAATACTGGGATGACGGGATATCAGGAAGTATTGACGGATCCCAGCTATTGTGGACAGATTGTTATTTTTACGTATCCGGAACTGGGCAATACTGGCGTTAATCCTGAGGATGAAGAATCTGCTGCCCCTCAGGTGAGAGGTGTGGTTGCGCGTAATATTTCTTCTCAACCCAGTAGCTGGCGATCGACCCAATCCCTACCTGACTATCTGAAGCAACATCAGATTCCGGGCATTTATGGCATCGACACCCGGGCCCTGACTCGACGCATCCGGTCCCTGGGAGCGATGAATGGAGCCCTCTCGACAGAAATTCTTGACCCGGCTGAACTGCTGGAGCAATTGCAAAAAGCTCCGGACATGACCGGGCTAAATCTGGTACGGGAAGTGACCACCCCTGAGATCTATGAGTGGGTCAACCCGACCCCCACCCATTGGGAATTTACTACTGAGTCTGAGGCGGTTGAAAAGCCGCTGACCGTTGTCGCGATCGACTTTGGGATCAAGCGCAATATTTTGCGGCGGCTGGCCAGCTATGGGTGTCGGGTAATTGTGGTGCCCGCCAGTACCTCTCCTGAAGAAATTCTCAAGCACAATCCAGACGGTATTTTTCTGTCCAATGGTCCTGGAGATCCAGCCGCCGTTCAGGAGGGGATCGAAACTGTCAGGGCGCTCCTGAACAGTCAAAAGCCCATGTTTGGGATCTGTATGGGGCACCAGATTTTAGGGCTTTCCCTGGGGGCAGAAACCTTCAAATTAAAGTTTGGTCATCGGGGGTTAAATCAACCAGCAGGGTTAACTCAAAAAGTCGAAATCACCAGCCAGAACCATGGCTTTGCGATCAATCCCGATTCATTGCCAGAAGCAGAGGTCGAAATCACCCATCTCAACCTGAACGATCAAACCGTTGCCGGATTGCGCCATAAAACCTTGCCTCTGTTCTCAGTACAGTACCACCCGGAAGCGAGCCCCGGCCCCCACGATGGCGACTATTTGTTTGCCCGGTTTGTCCAGATCATGCAGGCAGCCCGCCAGTAA
- a CDS encoding STAS domain-containing protein, producing the protein MSLRGTREVGDNYQLFRLTGLLDAFSEPTFRKVLNKFVEEGPKHIILDLSHIDFVDSSGLGALVQLVKKVQGIEGTLQIVTNPRVTQTVKLVRLEQFLSLQPSVDAALEKVKLA; encoded by the coding sequence GTGAGCCTGAGAGGCACCCGTGAAGTCGGAGATAATTACCAACTTTTTCGTCTAACAGGCTTGTTAGATGCCTTTTCTGAACCTACTTTCCGTAAGGTACTCAACAAGTTTGTCGAAGAAGGTCCAAAGCATATTATTTTGGACCTTTCCCATATCGATTTTGTCGATAGCTCTGGCTTAGGTGCGCTGGTCCAACTGGTGAAGAAGGTTCAGGGCATCGAAGGTACTTTGCAAATTGTGACTAATCCTCGTGTAACTCAGACCGTTAAGTTGGTTCGTCTGGAGCAGTTTCTCTCCTTACAACCATCGGTAGATGCTGCCCTAGAAAAAGTTAAGTTAGCCTGA
- a CDS encoding ribonuclease III domain-containing protein translates to MNISEDHDSRESHLTWDQDLRAASRGLLFEVQSAQVQQLSPAALAYLGDAIYELYIRTAYLFPPQRLRDYHRQVVAQVRAEQQAHHLQFLHPYLNETELDILKRGRNAAAGGPKRVDPEIYQQATSLETLIGYLYLTDPQRLAQLLSRLNLEAETVHHHDSERS, encoded by the coding sequence GTGAATATCAGCGAGGACCATGATTCCAGGGAAAGTCATCTCACCTGGGATCAAGATTTGAGAGCAGCCTCACGGGGTTTGCTCTTCGAAGTCCAGAGTGCGCAGGTGCAACAGCTTTCACCTGCAGCTCTGGCTTACTTGGGAGATGCTATTTACGAGCTCTATATTCGCACCGCTTATTTGTTTCCGCCCCAGCGCCTGCGGGACTACCACCGCCAGGTTGTGGCTCAAGTCAGGGCGGAGCAGCAGGCGCATCACCTTCAATTCCTTCATCCTTACCTGAACGAGACTGAGCTAGATATTCTCAAACGGGGGAGGAATGCCGCTGCTGGCGGCCCCAAACGAGTTGATCCTGAAATTTATCAGCAGGCGACCAGTCTGGAAACTTTGATCGGTTACCTCTATCTCACCGATCCCCAGCGTCTTGCCCAACTCTTATCCAGACTGAACCTGGAAGCAGAAACGGTACACCACCATGACTCCGAAAGATCGTAA